In a genomic window of Acidilobus saccharovorans 345-15:
- a CDS encoding thermopsin family protease, giving the protein MSRAHLIIVLLALILLAPQQHAAGLHVSRPSVPRLPVMPFPEAATENAVGINDNGTALVNGSQVNYYYTTRSLLGVFNFYGGSFYSGPPVNANWSSVQLNANLNVTPDVVLWAQDVIHIYAAGNGTYYVEIEDNLWNATNNLWNATNNLWNATNNLWNATNNLWNATNNLWNATNPAVLSASGNGNISSYHGEQYYAYTYPVQFESSEPFHVYVMMNVSVNAAMEPVIYMYFRFVNSTYDSGWVLYDTITANETAFNDNPTFLAGSVPGVASNGYPYVIQFVTAGCGEGSTLYAYSWDASMMLYYRYDGRFYAVPGAFSLEPYNFSGGVTAENVSAVQGIAEYYYDGLVYQLSGSSYQEALWQASASSYSPAPNEVSVNLTPAGALWVVSVMGVNVSFSSTVAVTSPQALIQVPSGEYIVTATLYAGSSPVYSFSSEVAVAGMQQVIALNVSSQTPFIYNGQMFMAGNYTFYSQQPFVANLTFVAYMPSAGIRVLPSEVLVNGTPAHVTSLLLAVNGNTTVVEGAVLQYYVNLSQPVPANVNGINATLTSGWYNASTRIIIYRYFYIGEAERLYVSPEMIVINLSSPLTLPLRPVLQYYVHISLPNGTISGWYANGTVIRPPEVIYVNGSARYVLQVGGPLVVDSPVNETPAYQLQVLVSYALPNGTAFVGWLPLGYTLRFPTTINVSSGVSYELVSPEEVAVTSPGAIVVEYSPRFLVTVTYANGTTRSFWAPQGYTVKLEAPAPPLHAVRWVGTLDLPNGASVSVGEPMAEREAVTINAAEVGGLGAAAVAVAVVAVALLLLRRRP; this is encoded by the coding sequence TTGAGTCGCGCGCACCTAATAATAGTCCTGTTGGCGTTGATCCTCCTGGCGCCTCAGCAGCACGCTGCAGGCCTCCACGTTAGCAGGCCATCGGTGCCGAGGCTTCCCGTGATGCCTTTTCCTGAGGCCGCCACTGAGAATGCCGTTGGGATAAACGACAACGGCACAGCGCTCGTTAACGGCAGCCAGGTTAACTACTATTACACAACCCGCTCCCTGCTGGGTGTCTTCAACTTCTACGGCGGCTCCTTCTACTCTGGTCCGCCGGTGAACGCTAACTGGTCCTCAGTGCAGCTCAACGCCAACCTCAACGTGACCCCTGACGTGGTGCTCTGGGCCCAGGACGTGATACATATCTACGCGGCGGGCAACGGCACATACTACGTGGAGATAGAGGACAACCTGTGGAACGCGACTAACAACCTGTGGAACGCGACTAACAACCTGTGGAACGCGACTAACAACCTGTGGAACGCGACTAACAACCTGTGGAACGCGACTAACAACCTGTGGAACGCGACTAACCCTGCAGTGCTCAGCGCCAGCGGCAACGGGAACATAAGCAGCTATCATGGTGAGCAGTACTACGCCTATACCTACCCAGTTCAGTTTGAGAGCAGCGAGCCGTTCCACGTCTACGTCATGATGAACGTCAGCGTCAACGCCGCCATGGAGCCGGTCATATACATGTACTTCAGGTTCGTCAACTCGACCTACGACAGCGGCTGGGTGCTCTACGACACCATAACAGCTAACGAGACCGCGTTCAACGACAACCCGACCTTCCTCGCGGGCAGCGTGCCCGGGGTGGCCAGCAACGGCTACCCATACGTCATACAGTTCGTCACGGCCGGCTGCGGGGAAGGGTCAACGCTCTACGCCTACTCCTGGGACGCCAGCATGATGCTTTACTACAGGTACGACGGCAGGTTCTACGCCGTGCCGGGGGCCTTCTCCCTGGAGCCGTACAACTTCTCCGGCGGCGTGACGGCCGAGAACGTCAGCGCGGTGCAGGGCATAGCGGAGTACTACTATGACGGCCTCGTGTACCAGCTATCCGGCAGCAGCTACCAGGAGGCCCTGTGGCAGGCCTCGGCAAGCAGCTACTCGCCGGCCCCGAACGAGGTCTCCGTTAACCTGACGCCGGCCGGCGCCCTGTGGGTCGTGAGCGTCATGGGCGTGAACGTGAGCTTCTCAAGTACTGTGGCGGTGACGTCGCCCCAGGCCCTGATTCAGGTGCCCTCCGGCGAGTACATCGTTACCGCAACCCTCTACGCCGGCAGCAGCCCGGTGTACTCCTTCAGCTCCGAAGTGGCCGTGGCGGGCATGCAGCAGGTGATAGCGCTTAACGTGAGCTCGCAGACGCCGTTCATATACAACGGGCAGATGTTCATGGCGGGCAACTACACTTTCTACTCGCAGCAGCCCTTCGTGGCGAACTTGACCTTCGTAGCCTACATGCCGTCGGCAGGCATCAGGGTGCTCCCCAGCGAGGTCCTGGTCAACGGCACCCCTGCGCACGTCACCTCGCTCCTGCTGGCGGTCAACGGCAACACCACTGTGGTAGAGGGGGCCGTGCTGCAGTACTACGTCAACCTGAGCCAGCCTGTCCCTGCTAACGTTAACGGGATCAACGCCACGCTGACCAGCGGCTGGTACAACGCCTCGACAAGGATAATCATATACAGGTACTTCTACATCGGCGAGGCTGAGAGGCTCTACGTCAGCCCGGAGATGATAGTCATCAACCTGAGCTCCCCGCTCACGCTGCCCCTGAGGCCCGTGCTGCAGTACTACGTGCACATATCGCTTCCCAACGGGACCATCAGCGGCTGGTACGCAAACGGCACCGTGATAAGGCCGCCCGAGGTGATATACGTCAACGGCTCCGCCAGGTACGTGCTCCAGGTCGGCGGCCCCCTCGTCGTTGACTCCCCGGTGAACGAGACCCCGGCCTACCAGCTGCAGGTGCTCGTCAGCTACGCCCTGCCCAACGGGACTGCGTTCGTAGGCTGGCTACCGCTGGGCTACACGCTCAGGTTCCCAACAACAATAAACGTGAGCAGCGGCGTGTCCTACGAGCTGGTGTCTCCTGAGGAGGTGGCCGTCACCTCGCCTGGGGCCATAGTGGTCGAGTACTCACCCAGGTTCCTGGTCACAGTGACGTACGCCAACGGCACCACCAGGAGCTTCTGGGCGCCGCAGGGCTACACGGTTAAGCTTGAGGCGCCCGCCCCGCCGCTCCACGCCGTGAGGTGGGTCGGCACCCTGGACCTCCCCAACGGCGCCTCGGTTAGCGTGGGCGAGCCCATGGCTGAGAGGGAGGCTGTAACCATCAACGCGGCCGAGGTCGGGGGGCTGGGGGCCGCGGCCGTCGCAGTAGCGGTCGTCGCTGTGGCGCTCCTGCTGCTGAGGAGGAGGCCTTAG
- a CDS encoding AAA family ATPase: MISGIRRIGKTSVLNVALSEVNAVTLIIDCRTLRPNYSRAELYSLFSEALSSRLDRVVDLLRGLRGASIMGSGVELRWRGRDSVSLADLLDRLNSRRAVIALDEAQRLRRPLSTEARDAIAHAYDYDRNVSLVLTGSEAGLLYDFIGLKDESSPLYGRYFREVRLERFSRGQSVEFLRRGFDELGVEVSDDVIEGIAEYFDGIPGWLTFAGLRVAEGRGLEDVREEAVKVAEGELLDLLRSRAFTPEVTYRRYRALLSCIARGSDSWGKVMSCLGQELGSTLSSSVLDNMLRTLERLSIVKDYRFLDNVYREAALRLR, translated from the coding sequence GTGATAAGCGGCATCAGGAGGATCGGCAAGACCTCGGTGCTCAACGTGGCCCTGAGCGAGGTAAACGCGGTCACCTTAATCATAGACTGCAGGACGCTCAGGCCCAACTACAGCAGGGCCGAGCTCTACTCCCTGTTCTCGGAGGCCCTCTCATCAAGGCTTGACAGGGTGGTTGACCTGCTGAGGGGCCTGAGGGGAGCGTCCATTATGGGGAGCGGCGTCGAGCTGAGGTGGAGGGGGAGGGACTCCGTCAGCCTGGCCGACCTGCTGGACAGGCTGAACTCGAGGAGGGCTGTGATAGCCCTGGACGAGGCCCAGAGGCTCAGGAGACCCCTCTCTACGGAGGCCAGGGACGCCATAGCACACGCCTACGATTACGATAGGAACGTGAGCCTCGTGCTTACCGGCAGCGAGGCAGGCCTGCTCTACGACTTCATAGGCCTCAAGGACGAGTCCTCGCCCCTCTACGGCAGGTACTTCAGGGAGGTGAGGCTCGAGAGGTTCAGCCGCGGTCAGTCGGTCGAGTTCCTCAGGAGGGGCTTCGACGAGCTCGGCGTTGAGGTAAGCGATGACGTGATTGAGGGGATAGCCGAGTACTTTGACGGAATCCCCGGCTGGCTCACCTTCGCCGGCCTCAGGGTGGCCGAGGGCAGGGGCCTTGAGGATGTCAGGGAGGAGGCGGTTAAGGTTGCCGAGGGCGAGCTGCTCGACCTGCTGAGGTCCAGGGCCTTCACGCCCGAGGTGACCTACAGGAGGTACAGGGCCCTGCTCTCCTGCATAGCCAGGGGGAGCGACAGCTGGGGCAAGGTTATGTCGTGCCTGGGCCAGGAGCTGGGCTCCACGCTATCGTCCAGCGTCCTGGACAACATGCTCAGGACCCTGGAGAGGCTCAGCATAGTCAAGGACTACAGGTTCCTTGACAACGTCTACAGGGAGGCGGCCCTGAGGCTGAGGTAA
- the glcS gene encoding glucose ABC transporter substrate-binding protein GlcS, whose product MRSSLSTAAIAAIVIVIVVVAAVGGYLAYVSTRHHVTTTTPTTTTTSVTTPITTTTTTTVTTITFYTWWATTGRVALDHLIPAFEAAYPQYTVQKEIIPGAGGTNARYAIMGMIIAGRPPDLFQSLLGANMLSYAEAAPQGVKAFLNLTPALKSMGFLNPSVVSLPIIEAAAYNGTTLNAPVSVHSGFVLYINMKVLRQYNLPLPTNMSTLIYDTVQLAEHGVTPWMVPGADGGYDQEQLWFAIFLSLGGPRLLDEVLYGTVNFSSPTFWSVFNETNRLFLNFTSYNYPAWRSMTWSQGIADVALGKAVFEVDVDSATNYLYDFDNITVYPATEPYISWPNVTVVAEPFPGTQDYFVVVSDAVAIPVSPYQEAALTFMKYWLSYSGQQAWTRWKAVTYYLNGTDWYNTPQQWWMYQHLVNLSRTAPQNFVIDPLSLFADTDETIYSGLLALQSTGPSYLQGWTSMFENAMHEECEEWLTGAKMGLGYLGLPGEPFGGYVPPWVNPSTFTFTSNYTCLS is encoded by the coding sequence ATGAGGTCCTCACTCAGCACCGCGGCCATAGCGGCCATAGTTATAGTCATCGTGGTGGTCGCCGCCGTGGGCGGCTACCTCGCGTACGTCTCGACGAGGCACCACGTGACCACGACAACGCCCACCACTACCACAACCAGCGTGACGACGCCGATAACGACCACTACAACTACAACGGTCACTACCATAACGTTCTACACGTGGTGGGCGACCACGGGCAGGGTGGCGCTGGACCACCTCATACCGGCCTTTGAGGCCGCCTACCCGCAGTACACCGTGCAGAAGGAGATAATCCCAGGGGCGGGCGGCACCAACGCCAGGTACGCCATAATGGGCATGATAATAGCTGGCAGGCCTCCGGACCTCTTCCAGAGCCTGCTGGGGGCCAACATGCTTAGCTATGCCGAGGCCGCCCCGCAGGGGGTCAAGGCTTTTCTCAACCTGACCCCCGCGTTGAAGTCCATGGGCTTCCTGAACCCATCCGTGGTCTCCCTGCCCATAATTGAGGCCGCGGCCTACAACGGCACCACACTCAACGCCCCAGTGAGCGTGCACAGCGGCTTCGTGCTCTACATCAACATGAAGGTGCTCAGGCAGTACAACCTGCCGCTGCCAACAAACATGAGCACGCTCATCTACGACACCGTCCAGCTGGCCGAGCACGGGGTCACCCCGTGGATGGTGCCAGGCGCGGACGGAGGTTATGACCAGGAGCAGCTCTGGTTTGCAATATTCCTCTCGCTGGGAGGCCCCAGGCTCCTGGACGAGGTCCTCTACGGCACTGTTAACTTCAGCAGCCCGACCTTCTGGAGCGTCTTCAACGAGACAAACAGGCTGTTCCTCAACTTCACCTCCTACAACTACCCGGCCTGGAGGTCCATGACGTGGTCCCAGGGAATAGCTGACGTGGCCCTGGGCAAGGCCGTCTTCGAGGTTGACGTCGACTCGGCCACTAACTACCTCTACGACTTCGACAACATAACCGTCTACCCTGCCACCGAGCCCTACATAAGCTGGCCCAACGTGACCGTGGTCGCCGAGCCGTTCCCGGGCACGCAGGACTACTTCGTAGTGGTCTCTGACGCCGTAGCAATACCCGTCTCGCCCTACCAGGAAGCCGCGCTTACATTCATGAAGTACTGGCTGTCCTACAGCGGCCAGCAGGCCTGGACCAGGTGGAAGGCGGTCACATACTACCTCAACGGCACGGACTGGTACAACACGCCGCAGCAGTGGTGGATGTACCAGCACCTGGTCAACCTGAGCAGGACGGCGCCGCAGAACTTCGTCATAGACCCGCTGTCCCTGTTCGCAGACACTGACGAGACCATCTACAGCGGCCTCCTGGCGCTCCAGAGCACGGGGCCCTCGTACCTGCAGGGCTGGACGTCAATGTTTGAGAACGCCATGCACGAGGAGTGCGAGGAGTGGCTGACGGGCGCAAAGATGGGCCTCGGCTACCTCGGCCTGCCGGGCGAGCCCTTCGGAGGGTACGTGCCGCCGTGGGTCAACCCGTCAACTTTCACGTTCACCTCTAACTACACCTGCCTCTCGTGA
- a CDS encoding helix-turn-helix domain-containing protein, protein MGAFCPERRARLIDVAKELGVSPATLSENLRKALFKVIGWYLSSRGLSEGPDDIACRWLEELHGGQDSEGGGGRRRGDHAEPPEGPRPKVP, encoded by the coding sequence ATGGGGGCCTTCTGCCCGGAGAGGAGGGCCAGGCTAATTGACGTTGCTAAGGAGCTCGGCGTCTCACCCGCGACGCTCAGCGAGAACCTGAGGAAGGCGCTGTTCAAGGTCATAGGCTGGTACCTCTCGAGCAGGGGGCTCAGCGAGGGGCCGGACGACATAGCGTGCAGGTGGCTAGAGGAGCTCCACGGCGGCCAGGACAGCGAAGGAGGCGGCGGACGCCGCCGCGGAGATCACGCCGAGCCTCCTGAGGGGCCTCGGCCCAAGGTCCCTTAG
- a CDS encoding cbb3-type cytochrome c oxidase subunit I has translation MSLRRDALPVLLAIIVVFAFSGALFAYTFSRLPPVPPAVVTQNGTVLFTRQQVIMGKYYLQKYGLMDYGSIEGMGAYFGVDFTSYTLELYELYLAQRLNLTVSYKGGVPVLPPSEAAEVKRLILDPGGTMSWGRNYTVSDYMLGAFNYAVDLYSQYLGQNSSELRLRPDFITNRTVVRDLVAYFTWSALISLNNYTQGFPYMPGLTSPSTNAWAATMIMIAAILAVGFPVGAFIVRDLVSHWNDPLLKVDLPSPGPAQRAVIPFMVLLMVAAGVQGLLGTYLMHLYATQSLYGLDLIGLLPFNVARALHIWLAIYWIALTWVAFSLFVLPYFGVELSRRKVIAIMGFLSAVAVASLAGVWLDYLGYVPFSSGPVEPWFMFGAEGRDVIEVGSLWLLLTAVGVFYLSYLFHRASRLAAEPLRPFASVLSYVLAGFGVGVVVGALPVVRPWPYFTEDEFFRWIFIHAAVEGFWPSIVITVLAVLLVVRGLIPAGLARSVVMIDAVTEVITGMIGAAHHYYWTGFPAVWMYVGAALSILEAIPLGFAMAYVVLVARRAGTLGTLTSFDRTLLTLVLVAGIGGSMGVVFLGAGLINAPIVNYYVHDLQYTMAHAHAAFPLAYGLPSITMWFVALYLAGHVRESHLKYIRLGAIGYGVGFYLQALLSLVPLGVLQTVYELRYGFWYAKTVIVPSVGLDPAPGFWETRLAQLFIWLRMPGDLTAAASFAIIVVPMALDWVLSRRST, from the coding sequence TTGAGCCTCAGGCGTGACGCCCTGCCCGTCCTCTTGGCCATAATAGTGGTGTTCGCGTTCTCAGGAGCGCTCTTCGCCTACACGTTCTCCAGGCTCCCGCCCGTGCCTCCGGCGGTCGTGACCCAGAACGGCACGGTCCTCTTCACGAGGCAGCAGGTGATAATGGGCAAATACTACCTCCAGAAGTACGGCCTGATGGACTACGGCTCCATAGAGGGGATGGGGGCGTACTTCGGGGTCGACTTCACCTCCTACACCCTTGAGCTCTACGAGCTCTACCTGGCCCAGAGGCTCAACCTGACGGTCTCGTATAAAGGCGGGGTCCCTGTCCTGCCGCCGTCTGAGGCGGCCGAGGTCAAGAGGCTCATCCTTGACCCAGGGGGCACGATGAGCTGGGGCAGGAACTACACCGTAAGCGACTACATGTTGGGCGCCTTCAACTACGCCGTGGACCTCTACTCCCAGTACCTCGGCCAGAACTCCTCGGAGCTCAGGCTGAGGCCCGACTTCATAACTAACAGGACCGTGGTGAGGGACCTCGTGGCATACTTCACGTGGAGCGCCCTCATATCACTAAACAACTACACCCAGGGGTTCCCCTACATGCCCGGCCTGACGTCGCCCTCCACGAACGCCTGGGCCGCGACCATGATAATGATAGCGGCCATACTGGCAGTGGGCTTCCCGGTGGGGGCCTTCATAGTCAGGGACCTGGTCTCCCACTGGAACGACCCACTGCTAAAGGTCGACCTTCCATCCCCGGGCCCGGCACAGAGGGCCGTCATACCATTCATGGTACTCCTCATGGTGGCCGCCGGCGTTCAGGGCCTCCTGGGCACGTACCTCATGCACCTATATGCAACCCAGTCCCTCTACGGCCTCGACCTCATCGGCCTCCTCCCCTTCAACGTCGCCAGGGCCCTCCACATATGGCTGGCGATATACTGGATAGCTCTCACCTGGGTGGCGTTCTCCCTCTTCGTGCTCCCCTACTTCGGGGTCGAGCTTTCGAGGAGGAAGGTCATAGCAATAATGGGCTTCCTCTCAGCCGTAGCGGTGGCCTCGCTTGCAGGGGTCTGGCTCGACTACCTAGGCTATGTGCCCTTCAGCTCGGGCCCCGTTGAGCCGTGGTTCATGTTTGGTGCGGAGGGGAGGGACGTAATAGAGGTCGGCTCGCTCTGGCTGCTTCTCACAGCAGTTGGCGTCTTCTACCTCTCCTACCTCTTCCACAGGGCCTCAAGGCTGGCCGCCGAGCCCCTGAGGCCATTCGCCAGCGTGCTCTCCTACGTGCTGGCCGGCTTCGGGGTGGGCGTCGTCGTGGGGGCCCTTCCTGTGGTGAGGCCCTGGCCGTACTTCACCGAGGACGAGTTCTTCAGGTGGATATTCATACACGCCGCCGTCGAGGGCTTCTGGCCCTCCATAGTGATAACGGTCCTCGCGGTCCTCCTCGTCGTCAGGGGCCTCATACCCGCCGGCCTCGCCAGGTCGGTCGTAATGATTGACGCGGTGACCGAGGTCATAACTGGTATGATAGGGGCCGCCCACCACTACTACTGGACTGGCTTCCCGGCCGTCTGGATGTACGTCGGGGCAGCGCTGAGCATCCTCGAGGCAATACCGCTTGGCTTCGCCATGGCATACGTCGTACTAGTCGCCAGGAGGGCCGGCACGCTGGGCACGCTGACCTCCTTTGACAGGACGCTGCTGACCCTCGTGCTGGTCGCTGGGATAGGGGGAAGCATGGGCGTCGTCTTCCTCGGGGCGGGGCTCATAAACGCCCCAATAGTTAACTACTACGTCCACGACCTCCAGTACACGATGGCCCACGCCCACGCGGCGTTCCCGCTCGCCTACGGGCTGCCGAGCATAACGATGTGGTTCGTGGCCCTGTACCTGGCAGGCCACGTGAGGGAGTCCCACCTGAAGTACATAAGGCTCGGGGCGATAGGCTACGGGGTCGGCTTCTACCTCCAGGCCCTCCTCTCCCTCGTGCCGCTCGGCGTCCTGCAGACCGTCTACGAGCTGAGGTACGGCTTCTGGTACGCGAAGACAGTCATAGTGCCGTCAGTCGGCCTCGACCCAGCCCCAGGCTTCTGGGAGACTCGGTTGGCGCAGCTGTTCATATGGCTCAGGATGCCGGGCGACCTGACGGCAGCGGCCTCGTTCGCGATAATAGTGGTGCCCATGGCCCTGGACTGGGTCCTCTCAAGGAGGTCCACCTAA
- a CDS encoding DUF488 domain-containing protein: MVARVYESREAGGCLAVLAERLWPRGVSREELKVDVWPKELTPSDELRRWFSHDPAKWEEFKSRYFRELDSRREAVKELCSRIRERGCAVLLYSARDREHNSAVALAEYLQRACQEA, encoded by the coding sequence ATGGTGGCCAGAGTTTACGAGAGCCGCGAGGCCGGCGGCTGCCTCGCAGTCCTCGCCGAGAGGCTCTGGCCAAGGGGCGTCAGCAGGGAGGAGCTCAAGGTGGACGTCTGGCCAAAGGAGCTCACGCCCTCCGACGAGCTGAGGAGGTGGTTCTCCCACGACCCAGCCAAGTGGGAGGAGTTCAAGTCAAGGTACTTCAGGGAGCTCGACTCCCGCCGGGAGGCGGTCAAGGAGCTCTGCTCGAGGATAAGGGAGAGGGGCTGCGCTGTACTCCTTTACTCGGCCAGGGACAGGGAGCACAACAGCGCGGTGGCGCTGGCTGAATACCTTCAGAGGGCCTGCCAGGAGGCGTAA
- a CDS encoding sulfatase-like hydrolase/transferase produces the protein MAGAPTNVAIVLCDTLRRDVLDVYGGTVSTRPLLEALGNRAIVYTGYSNSFWTVPSHFSLFTGLQVDRHGVHEGPNRNTLMSVSGLGRSFSGHTLASELKRRGFYTIGFSANSLVSYISGLNKGFECLAVNDSWLIYGPLFTPIIALNNLKIIEELGAKHRGRLKYLSAFLDILKNKGVSGAASITALYFKVRLLRALSDYVADKGYTDAISTVLWDVKGEPFLLFVNIMEAHEPYYYNDPYFINNAKWDYKIISCARCVRREFKGYLKGASTCVRAAAEIANVLRSKGLLGRTLFIFTSDHGQEFAEHGAIGHNSGHLYEENIGIPIIVKPPEGMKLSRSDCYVGLHELYGLAMAAASGDREWAPSCGPGLAESYEAVAPDPNAGRGIRRVAVFLGRHKAVFRLNDDKVEEVAEAGRPLDLGSDKAKGVIDELRGHLPSS, from the coding sequence GTGGCAGGGGCGCCGACTAATGTAGCCATAGTGCTCTGCGACACGCTCAGAAGGGACGTGCTCGACGTCTATGGGGGCACGGTATCTACGAGGCCGCTGCTTGAGGCCCTCGGCAACAGGGCCATCGTCTACACCGGCTACTCAAACTCCTTCTGGACGGTCCCCTCGCACTTCAGCCTCTTCACGGGGCTGCAGGTGGACAGGCACGGCGTCCATGAGGGGCCTAACAGGAATACACTCATGTCCGTCAGCGGGCTGGGAAGGTCGTTTTCTGGACACACTCTAGCGTCAGAGCTCAAGAGAAGGGGTTTTTACACCATAGGGTTCTCGGCAAACAGCCTGGTCAGCTACATCAGCGGGCTGAACAAGGGATTTGAGTGTTTAGCCGTTAATGACTCATGGTTGATATACGGGCCCCTCTTTACTCCCATTATCGCGCTTAATAACCTTAAAATTATTGAGGAGCTTGGAGCGAAGCACCGCGGGAGGCTGAAGTACCTGAGCGCCTTCCTGGACATCCTGAAGAACAAAGGGGTCAGCGGCGCGGCCTCCATCACTGCCCTTTACTTTAAGGTCAGGCTGCTCAGAGCATTATCAGACTACGTCGCTGACAAGGGCTACACGGACGCTATATCTACAGTCCTCTGGGACGTTAAGGGCGAACCGTTTTTACTTTTCGTCAACATCATGGAGGCCCACGAGCCCTATTACTATAACGATCCCTATTTCATCAATAACGCCAAATGGGACTACAAGATCATAAGTTGCGCAAGGTGCGTGAGGAGGGAGTTTAAGGGGTACCTTAAGGGCGCCTCCACGTGTGTAAGGGCTGCCGCCGAGATAGCTAACGTCCTCAGGTCCAAGGGGCTTCTTGGCAGAACCCTCTTCATCTTCACCTCTGACCACGGCCAGGAGTTCGCTGAGCACGGCGCAATAGGCCACAACAGCGGCCACCTTTATGAGGAGAACATAGGCATACCAATCATCGTAAAGCCTCCGGAGGGAATGAAGCTCTCCAGGAGCGACTGCTACGTCGGCCTGCACGAGCTCTACGGCCTAGCAATGGCCGCGGCCTCGGGTGACCGGGAGTGGGCCCCATCCTGCGGCCCAGGGCTGGCGGAGTCCTACGAGGCCGTGGCGCCTGACCCGAACGCGGGCAGGGGAATAAGGAGGGTCGCCGTCTTCCTCGGCAGGCACAAGGCCGTGTTCAGGCTCAACGACGACAAGGTAGAGGAGGTCGCAGAGGCCGGGAGGCCCCTTGACCTGGGCTCTGACAAGGCTAAGGGAGTTATTGACGAGCTGAGGGGCCACCTCCCCTCGAGCTGA
- a CDS encoding G1 family glutamic endopeptidase codes for MNPRYLALAALVILLAAAAPHGGGAARAQAKLYPRLPLRGSTSESLNWAGYADVLAPHSFISVNASWYVPDVQCSPRSSDVAVWVGIDGFNDSTVEQTGILVQCQGGRAYYSAWYEFYPASPVYAPSSYVVRPGDKVVGWVIYNTSTGEYRTVLVDVTQGWNFTSPWTAVSGAEDSSAEWVVERPAVGGSLTTLADFGTAYFNVKYTGVLPPGGVYVRLANGSAGNISSFNYYEMIMVNDQGKVLAQPSGLYAYGSSFYVCYGPCGSSGSGGHHGK; via the coding sequence GTGAACCCAAGGTACCTTGCGCTGGCGGCGCTCGTCATACTCCTGGCTGCGGCAGCGCCGCACGGCGGCGGGGCGGCCAGGGCCCAGGCCAAGCTCTACCCGAGGCTCCCGCTCAGGGGCTCGACGAGCGAGAGCCTCAACTGGGCCGGCTACGCAGACGTACTTGCACCTCACTCGTTCATATCTGTAAACGCCAGCTGGTACGTGCCCGACGTGCAGTGCAGCCCCAGGAGCAGCGACGTGGCAGTATGGGTTGGCATAGACGGCTTCAACGACAGCACGGTGGAGCAGACCGGCATACTTGTGCAGTGCCAGGGCGGCAGGGCATACTACAGCGCGTGGTACGAGTTCTACCCTGCGTCCCCGGTTTACGCGCCCTCAAGCTATGTTGTGAGGCCAGGCGACAAGGTCGTCGGCTGGGTCATCTACAACACCTCCACCGGCGAGTACAGGACGGTGCTAGTTGACGTCACCCAGGGCTGGAACTTCACCTCCCCGTGGACGGCCGTGAGCGGGGCGGAGGACAGCAGCGCTGAGTGGGTCGTCGAGCGGCCAGCTGTGGGAGGGAGCCTGACGACGCTCGCAGACTTCGGCACGGCCTACTTCAACGTCAAGTACACCGGTGTGCTGCCGCCCGGGGGAGTCTATGTGAGGCTGGCCAACGGCTCGGCAGGCAACATATCGAGCTTCAACTACTACGAAATGATTATGGTGAACGACCAGGGCAAGGTGCTGGCTCAGCCGTCGGGGCTCTACGCCTACGGCTCGAGCTTCTACGTCTGCTACGGCCCCTGCGGCTCGTCTGGCAGCGGAGGGCACCACGGCAAGTAA
- a CDS encoding FkbM family methyltransferase, producing the protein MLYFWHNIQFLADLNDYVMLNVEGRSVLDVGAFVGDSAIYFALRGARRVVAVEPSPWAFQAAKKNVEVNGLSDRVTLLNCAVGRDEGKALRLAESETNTVFSAERADGSGSYEVPTCTIDSLIEKYGPFEVLKVDCEGCEYGSIPYSKRLGELREVLIEYHDGYEPLAKKLGEEGFEVMYSGHYSGGRLAHKPFDPKLGYIYAVKKRQG; encoded by the coding sequence GTGCTCTACTTCTGGCATAACATACAGTTTTTGGCTGACTTAAACGACTACGTCATGCTTAACGTGGAGGGCAGGTCGGTACTTGACGTAGGCGCGTTCGTGGGCGACTCGGCTATATACTTTGCCCTGAGGGGCGCGAGGAGGGTCGTCGCCGTTGAGCCCTCCCCCTGGGCGTTCCAGGCGGCTAAGAAGAACGTTGAGGTAAACGGGCTCTCGGACAGGGTGACGCTCCTTAACTGCGCCGTGGGAAGGGATGAGGGCAAGGCCCTGAGGCTCGCAGAGTCGGAGACAAATACCGTCTTCAGCGCCGAGAGGGCAGACGGCAGCGGCAGCTACGAGGTGCCGACCTGCACTATTGACTCGCTCATTGAGAAGTACGGGCCGTTCGAGGTCCTGAAGGTGGACTGCGAGGGGTGCGAGTACGGCTCTATACCTTACAGCAAGAGGTTAGGTGAGCTCAGGGAGGTCCTGATAGAGTACCACGACGGTTATGAGCCCCTCGCTAAAAAGCTCGGGGAGGAGGGCTTCGAGGTTATGTACTCAGGTCATTACTCCGGCGGCAGGCTCGCTCACAAGCCGTTTGACCCAAAGCTTGGCTACATATACGCGGTGAAGAAGAGGCAAGGCTAA